The Vicinamibacteria bacterium genome contains the following window.
TCTGTGCGGTCTCGCGAAGCGCTCCGGTGGGCTGGCCGTTCGAGTCTTTGACGATCGTTCCACCCGGCGGATCGGGAGTGGCGCCGGTGATGCTGGCCAGCTCCATCGCTTTCTGGTTCACGAAGGCGGCATGTCCGCTTGCGTGAGTGAGGATGACCGGATTCTCGGGGGACACCTCGCTCAAGCCCATATGGTTGGGAAGCCCGTCCACGGCGCCCGGTGGAACGGAGCTCCATTTCTCCTGGTGCCAGCCGCGGCCCTGAATCCAGACCCCGGGCTCGACGTTCTGCACGGCATCCCCCACCATGGTGACGATCTCGTTCCAGTCCTCGACCCGGGTCAGGTCGAGGATCATCTTGGCGTTTCCAAGGCTCATGAAATGACCGTGGCCTTCGATGAAACCCGGAAGCGCCAGGTTCCCATCGAGCTCGATGACTTCGGTGCCGGGGCCGATCAGGCCCTCGATCTCGTCGTTGCTGCCGACCGCGAGAACCCTTCCGTCCTTCACCGCGACGGCTTCGGCTTCGGGTCGCGCGTCGTCGACGGTTACGACCTTCCCGCCGCGCAGCACGAGATCGGCGGGCGGCTGCTCCTCCTCGGGCGGGGCGCAGCCCGCCAGCAGGATGAGGAGAGCCGAAATCAAGGGTGAAACGAGAACGGTCCGTCCACGATTCATAATCGAGTCCTCCCGAAGCGGGGGAGCTTAGCACAGGGCGCTCGCGGTCGCTTGTTTCGCGACGGCGCCGAGGGAGGGTCGTCGACTTAGATCTCGTCCTTAGATAACGATGCTGGCAAAGACGTTCACGGGAGCGACGCGGGGAGTCGACGGCCTGCTCGTTCGCGTCGAAGTCGACGTGTCGGCTGGGATCACCAAATTTCGCCTCGTCGGTCTCCCCGATACCGCCGTGCGCGAAGCCGAGATGCGGGTGCGCTCCGCGCTCGCCCAATGCGGCTTCGAGTTTCCGTCGGGAAGAGTCACCGTCAATCTGGCCCCGGCCGACGTGAAGAAGCAGGGATCGGCCTTCGACCTGGCCGTCGCGCTCGGAATCGTCGCCGCGATGGGAGCCTGTCCCAAAGAGCCGCTCGAAGAGA
Protein-coding sequences here:
- a CDS encoding amidohydrolase family protein, which produces MNRGRTVLVSPLISALLILLAGCAPPEEEQPPADLVLRGGKVVTVDDARPEAEAVAVKDGRVLAVGSNDEIEGLIGPGTEVIELDGNLALPGFIEGHGHFMSLGNAKMILDLTRVEDWNEIVTMVGDAVQNVEPGVWIQGRGWHQEKWSSVPPGAVDGLPNHMGLSEVSPENPVILTHASGHAAFVNQKAMELASITGATPDPPGGTIVKDSNGQPTGALRETAQRLVREALEEFLDQRSPEERRADDERRLQLASEELLRKGVTSFHDAGADFATIDFFKEMAQAGRLPVRLYAMVRRESNETMAERLADYKMTNAYDG